In the genome of Kallotenue papyrolyticum, the window GCCACCGGCCGTTGATCGAGCTTGCCCATCACCAGTTCGGCAGCCGCGGCAAGCTCATCGGCGACGGCCATCACGCTGGCGTTGAGCAGGTAACCGTAGGGATCGCGCCGGCCGCGGTAGTCGGCCAGCGGCTGCATGCCGGCCACGCCGATGGCCACGTTGGTCACGCCGTCGCGCCAGGGACGCCCCCAGGAATCGCTGATGATCACCGGCACGGCGAAGCCCAGCGCCGCGCGCAGGGCCTCGTACAGACGCCGCGCCGACGCGTCCGGATCGATCGGCAGCAGCAGGACCGTCTCGTCGGCGCCGACGTTGGAGGCGTCCACACCCGCGTTGGCGCACACAAAGCCGTGGTGCGTCTGGGCAATAATCAGGCCGCGGTCCATGCGCACGATGCGTGCGGCTTCGCGCAGCACCACCTCGACCTGGCGCGGATCTTTGCCCCAGCGCGCGCCCCACTGCTGCGCCAAGGGCGAAGGCTCGACCGTGCGCAGATCGATGCTGCGAGCCTCGGCCTTGCTGACGATCTTGTGCGTGACCACCAGGATGTCGCCGGGCTGCAACTGCACGGCGGAAGCGCGCAGGCCGCGCTCGATCACGCTGAGGAGGTCTTCACCGGCGCGTACCTCGCCGATGCCGTGAATACCAAAGATCTGCAGTGTTGTCGTCACACGCGTTGCTTTCGCTCCGGGACGGCTCGCGGCACGCGTTGATCGCGCTTACGACTCACGCCGCGTGACGTCCTTGGTCAATTGTTCAAATTTGTCCAGCGGCACGGCCAGCATGGTATGGAACTCCAGATGACCGCTGCCGCTATCCTTGACGATCTGCCGAACGATCGTCTCGTTGTCGGGCGCTTCGATGATATACACGAAGTCGTAGGGTCCCAGCACGGCATAGTCGGCGACGATGCGGATGCCGCGCGCCTGCAATTCCTGCAGGTTGCGCTGCCGCCGCTCCATGATCCCGCGGATGTCCTCGCGGCCTTTGGCGGTGAGCTTGGCCAGCATGATGTAGGTTTGCATGTTACCCCCCCTCGGCTACGCCGGCGCATGCGCGCTGCATGTCTTCGAGACCGGCCAGTCTGAGATCGTCAAGGGTATCCACATCCAGAATCATGCCAGGGATTGGCGCGCGGTGCAGATCCAGCCCACACGCGCGCGCCAGCTCAGCGTGCCGCTGCAGGCTGTCGGCGCCAAAGGCGAAAGGCAGCGCCGCCGCCGGCTGTTGCAGCAGCGCATTCGTGCCACAGCCATGGCGGTCCGGCACCAGCACCACCCGTCCGGGCGCGCCCAGGCGCAGCAGGGCGCGCAGATCGGCAGCTTCCACGCGCGGCAGATCGGGCAGCACCACCAGCAGCGCCTCGGCACCGCGCATCAGCGCCGTCTC includes:
- the cofE gene encoding coenzyme F420-0:L-glutamate ligase, which produces MTTTLQIFGIHGIGEVRAGEDLLSVIERGLRASAVQLQPGDILVVTHKIVSKAEARSIDLRTVEPSPLAQQWGARWGKDPRQVEVVLREAARIVRMDRGLIIAQTHHGFVCANAGVDASNVGADETVLLLPIDPDASARRLYEALRAALGFAVPVIISDSWGRPWRDGVTNVAIGVAGMQPLADYRGRRDPYGYLLNASVMAVADELAAAAELVMGKLDQRPVAVVRGYAYQPGAGTAQQLVMPPERDLFR
- a CDS encoding GYD domain-containing protein is translated as MQTYIMLAKLTAKGREDIRGIMERRQRNLQELQARGIRIVADYAVLGPYDFVYIIEAPDNETIVRQIVKDSGSGHLEFHTMLAVPLDKFEQLTKDVTRRES
- the cofC gene encoding 2-phospho-L-lactate guanylyltransferase, producing the protein MNSARPRLWTILPVRGLHDGKRRLAGALTVEQRAALVRLLLCHAWRALDQAGLSSQALVVSPDPAVLALAERLGALPLPQTVTGLNPALEQARETALMRGAEALLVVLPDLPRVEAADLRALLRLGAPGRVVLVPDRHGCGTNALLQQPAAALPFAFGADSLQRHAELARACGLDLHRAPIPGMILDVDTLDDLRLAGLEDMQRACAGVAEGG